A region of the Sulfitobacter donghicola DSW-25 = KCTC 12864 = JCM 14565 genome:
CGGTATTCAGAACCAAAGGCGACGTATTGATCGGTCTCGGCCATCACAGCGGGCTTGCAGGCGATCGGATCGCGGACAACGCCGAACCCGTCTTTGGTGCCCACAAGGAAGGTAAAGAACCCGTCCAGATCATCCAGCGAGCTTTCCAGAGCTTCACCCAAAGTCGCCCCGTTCTGCATCTGCCACGTGAGATAGGCGGCACCGACTTCGGTGTCGTTTTCCGTTTCGATATGCATGCCTTCGCGGCGCAATGTGCGGCGCAGGGAGTTATGGTTTGAAAGCGATCCGTTGTGCACCAGACACTGATCAGACCCTGTGTTGAACGGGTGCGCGCCCATGGTCGTTACCGCAGATTCGGTGGCCATTCGGGTGTGCCCGATCCCGTGTGTGCCGCCCATGGATCGTACATCAAAGCGTTCTGCTACATTTTTGGGCAGACCGACCTCCTTGTAGATTTCCAAGGTCTCGCCGCGGCTCATCACGCGTACCGAGGGGCGGATTTCTTTCAGCGCGGCGCGCGCTTGGGCAAGCTGGTCGGCCTGCATTTCCAGAACGGCATGGGTGTCTTTCACCCGCATCGATACCTTGCCTTTGACCAGCTTGCGCAGCTCGTTTTCGAGCTTGTCAAAGTCTTGATCGGGGTTGTCAGACTGCACGGTCAGCTTTGCATTACTCTTTGTTTCTGAACCATAAATGGCAATGCCCGCGCTATCGGGGCCACGGTCGGTCATCGTGACCAACATGTCCGTTAACATGTTGCCGAGTTCCGGCTCCAAAGATTTGTCTTTTAGAAAAAGTCCTACGATGCCGCACATGGCCGTGGTCCTCCCACAGAGTTCAAAAATATTCGACTCAAAAGCTAACACCAAACAAGGGGCCGCTCAATGTCTGGGAAACTTTTTTTCATAAGCGTGAAATAATTTTTCACAACACGGCGCAGTTTGGCGGCGTTTGGAGCAAGGGGCGGGAGCAAATACCAAAGGGCACGCCTGTTCAGCGCTGGCGCCGTGTTATGCGCAACCGCCTGCGGGATTTGGCCAGTGCTAGACCGCAACGCGCCGCTAAGACTAAGAGGGGTAAGTTACGCTTTTTGCGGATAGCTAATGATAGAGAGATACCGCGCGGGCAGTTTGACCAGCTTTTCTGGCCCATGCGGCGCATCCGCATCAAAATAGAAGGTATCACCCTGTTTTAGCGGGTAAACTTTATCGCCGTGGCGGTAATCAACTTCGCCTTCCAGCATATAGATTGTTTCGATCCCTGCATGCTGGAAGGTGGGGAAAATATCGGATTTATCTGTAAGGGTAATCAGATAGGGTTCGACAATCACACCAGATGCGTTTGACCCGATATGGCCTAACAGATTGTATTGATGGTTGGCGCGGGTGCCTGCACGGTCAATTTCCACACCTTCACCAGCGCGCGTGTGAACGGCCTGTCGTTGTTCCTCAAACCTGCTGAAAAAACTGGTGAGGGGGACGCTCAGCGCATTCGCGAGGCTTTGTAGCGTGGTCAGAGACGGTGATGTATTGCCATTCTCGATCTTTGACAGCATGCCAATCGAGATACCCGTAAGAGCAGAAAGGTCGGCAACCGTGATTTGCTGCTGGCGACGATAGGCGCGGACTTCTCGGCCAATTGCAACTTCTAGAACTTTCTCACGTTCGTTTTCGACGATACCATGAGGGTCTTGCGTTAGGTTAGGGGCCATGCCGTTATCTGGTCTTTCATTTCAAAGCTGCGTGCCTTGTAGAGATAGGCGCTGCCTGCGGTGAATTATATAAGATCGAATATGGACAAGATTACAACCAAAGCATCCCTTGAGTGGATATAATTATGAACAAGAGTGAAATTCAGACCATTGGCTTTTTGCTATTTCCCGGTTTCCCGATGGCCTGCCTGACATCCATGATCGAACCGCTACGTGCCGCCAATGAAATTGCGCAGGCCGAAAGGTTCGCATGGCAATTGGTTTCAGAAACCGGAGAGCGCGTCATGTCCAGCGCGCAGGTTTCATTTGAGCCAAACTGTAGCCTTGCAGATGCCGAAGAGTTGGATGTTATTATTCTGCTCAGCAGCCCCATGGCCCATTTCGAAAATGCCAAATCCAGCCCCGCGAAACTGCGCCGAATGGAGCGCGCTGGCCGTGTTATGGGCGCTGTAAGCGGTGGCGTGTTCCCGCTGGTGCGTGCGGGGTTGATGCAGGGCCATAGATGTTCAGTGCATTGGTGTTACGAAGCCGCCTTTCGGGCGGAGTTTCCCGATATTGAGGTGACAGACGATGTTACCGTTTCAGAGAAAATGCGCGCCACGGCATCAGGGGCTGCAGCGGCGTTTGATTTGGCCCTGCACATGATTGATAACACCTTCGGAGCGGATGTCGCCCATGAGGTCGCCTGTTGGTTCCAGCACCCGCTGATGCGCGGCAAAGGGGTGCGTCAAAGGGTTCCCATGCTAGATGGTACCGGCCCAGCATTGCCAATATTGGTAAGCAAAGCCGCAGCACTATTTGCACAACGGATCGAAGACCCGATTTCGATCGCCGAGGTGGCTGATGCGTTGCAGGTCACACCCCGCCAGATCGAGCGCAGTTTTAAAAAGGCGACAGGCCAAAGCCCTACCCATTACTACCGCTCTTTACGAATGAAGGCGGCCCGCCAATTGGTTCTATATTCAAAAGATACCCTGCCCGAGATCGCATTGGCGGTCGGCTATTCCTCAACCACGCCTTTGGTTCAGCATTACCGAACGGCGTTTGGGTTAAGCCCCCAAGAAGACCGCGAACAGATCAATGATTTCCGCGTACAGGGAAACATGCCTTTGCCGTCGATCTAACGGTTATAGCGCGGATTTCATCGCCGTAAGCAGCGCGTGATGCAAACTGCCCGCCGAGGCGCGCGGCCCCAAGATGCGCACCCAATTCGCAGGATCACGGCGCAAGATAAAACACCCCAAATGGTGGATCGAGGTCCGCGTTGCGTCCTCGGTCTTCATCGCGCGGATATTGATGTTGCAACACAGCTCGATCACGGCTTCGATCCCGTCACCGCGCAGATCGAAACAGGCCCAAGCATCGGTTTGCTCGGTGATGGATGCGGTGTCTCCAAACCGCTGCTTTAGCTGGGTGGCCAGATCTTCGTGGGTGTCAAAGGGCGCGCCTACCATCCATTGATCGGGCCCCGTCCAAAATGCAGCTTCGGGATCGTGCAGCTTGCTTTTTCCGGCAGTTGGGGCAGGGGCCTCTAACAGGTCCGACAGGTGTTTGCGGCAGGTTTCTTCGTGACCAAGGCGCGCAGCGACTGACGCCAGCGCCAGCCCTGGGTTTTCGGTCAATGTGACGCCTTTGATGGTGTCCACACGCGGCTCGGTGCCGCCCAAGGCGGTGATAGGGGTCAGCTTAAGCACGGACGCGCTCTCCTTCTGGATCAACAAAATGGGCTGATACGATTTCGACATCGACGGTCAGGTCAGTCACAGGAGAGACAAGGCGCATCCTTTCACCGGTGCGGTTTCCCCCGTCCTTGAGAAAGCCCAAGCCGATCATGCTGCCCAAAGTGGGAGAGAAGGCGGCGGATGTTACGTATCCTTGGTCATGGGCTGCATCCACCGGACCGGTAGAGTGCATCAGATGCCCCCCCGCCGTAACCTTGTCCTCAGGGTTCAACGGTTTGATCCCAACCTGCATCAGCGCGTCTGCCTCGTTCAGGCCCGCCCGTTCGGAAAGTTTGGAGCCGATGCTGTCTTTGACCTTTGACACCATCCGCCCCATGCCAAGGTTCAGCGCGGTGGTTGTGCCGTTCAGCTCGTTGCCCGCTGCGTGGCCCTTTTCGATACGCATAACGCCCAAGGCCTCGGTTCCATATGGGGTGACGTCGAATTCTTTTCCCTCATCCATAAGGGTGCGCATCAGCGCGTCGCCATAGCGAGACGGCACAGCGATCTCGAACGCCAGCTCGCCACTGAACGAGATACGGAAAAGGCGCGCGCGCAAGCCACCGCAAACGGTGATGTTACCACAAGCCATAAACGGAAAGCCCTCGTTTGTGATGTCAAATTCGGGGTCCACGATTTTCTGCAAAAGCTTGCGAGAGTTCGGCCCCGCGACCGCGTATTGCGCCCATGCCTCGGTTGTCGAAATCAGCTGCACATCCATGTCAGGGAACAGGCATTGGCGGGCAAATTCCATGTGTTGGAAAACCTTTGCGGCGTTGGCCGTGGTGGTTGTGACAACGAAATGATCTTCGGCCAGTCGCCCTGCGGTGCCGTCATCCATCGCAATACCGTCCTCGCGCAGCATCAACCCATAGCGGGTTTTACCAACAGCAAGTTTTGCGAAACCGTTACAGTAGATTTTGTTCAGGAAGGCCGCGGCATCACTACCCTGCACATCAATTTTGCCCAAGGTTGTGCAGTCACAAACACCAACAGAGGCGCGGGTGGCTGTGACCTCGCGGTCAACGGATTGGCGCCAATGGGTTTCGCCCTCGATCGGGAACCACTGCGCGCGCAGCCAGTTGCCGACCTCGACAAATACAGCGCCGCGTTCCTTGGCCCAATAGTGCGATGGGGTCAGGCGGGTCGGGTGGAATTCCTTGCCGCGCATACGGCCGCCTAATACGCCAATGGCCGTTGGCGTGTAGGGGGGGCGGAAAATCGTTGTGCCAACCTCGGGGATCGCCTTGCCCGCAAGTTCGGCCATGATCGCCAAACCACCCATGTTTGAGGTTTTGCCCTGATCCGTCGCCATGCCCAAAGTTGTATAGCGTTTGAGGTGCTCGACCGAGCGGAACCCCTCCTGATGGGACAACTTCACGTCCTTGACGGTAACATCGTTTTGCTGGTCCAGCCACGCGCGCGCGCATCCTTCGACGTACCAGAACGGGGTTTGACGAACGGGCGCATCTTCGGCTTGGGGTGTGGTGAGGGGCTTGGTGTCGAACAACTCCGCTGCCGCTTGGCTGCCAGAGGTCAGCGCGCCATGGGTTGAAAAGATGCCGTTTGCCGCGCCTGCGACTGTCAAACCAGGGGGTAAAACACCACCGGGGACAAAGGCGGCTAAATCTTCGTTCCATGTTGGTCGGCCACGTTGGTGGCAGGTCAGGTGAACATTTGGGTTCCACCCGCCAGACACGCCAAGCGCGCCGCATTCAAGGGTGCGATGACTACCATCGGCCAGTTGCACCTCGACAAAGGTGAGGCCCAGACGGCCCTTCGTATCAACTACCTGCGCGCCCTTTAGGACTTCGTAGTCATAGTTGCTGGGGGCGTCGATGCGGGTGTCAATGACGGCCACGACCTTAACGCCTTTGGCTGCCAGATCACTCGCAGTGCGGTGCCCGTCGTCGTTGTTGGTGAAAATCGCAACACGTTTGGCTGGCGTCGCGGCATAGCGGTTTACGTAAGTTCGCAAAGCGCTTGCCAGCATCACGCCGGGGCGGTCGTTATTTTCAAACCCGATAGGGCGTTCGGTGGCGCCTGCACAAAGGATCGCGCGCTGACTATAAATCCGCCACAGGATCTGGCGGGGTTTGCCTGTTTCGGGTTGGGCGATGTGGTCGCTGACCCGTTCAACAGCGCCGTAAATCCCGTGATCAAAGGCACCGATGACGGTGGTGCGGGGCATCAGGCGCACATTGGGGAGAGATGACAGCTCGGCCAACGTCGCGGCGACCCAAGTTGCCGCATTGCTGTCATCAAGGCTAAAGGTCTCGCTGTTTAGTCTGCCGCCCAAAGCAAAGTCTTCATCAGCGAGGATGACTTCCTTGCCTGCGCGCGCAGCGGTAAGGGCCGCCATAAGGCCAGCAGGACCGCCGCCGATGACCAGCAGCTCACAGTGGCGAAATCCTTTGTCGTATTCATCAGGGTCTTCCTGCATGGAAAGCGAGCCTAACCCAGCGGCTTTGCGGATAATCGGCTCGTATATCTTTTCCCAAAACGGCGCAGGCCACATGAATGTTTTATAGTAGAACCCTGCGGTCAGAAAATTTGAAAACCGATCATTGATCGCCATCGTGTCGAATTTGAGCGAGGGAAACCGGTTTTGCGAGCGCGCCTGCAGGCCGTCATACAGCTCGGCTGTGGTGGCGCGTGTGTTTGGCTCTTGGCGCGCGCTGCTGCGCAGTTCGACCAGCGCGTTGGGTTCCTCCGATCCTGCGGTCAGGGGGCCACGGGGGCGGTGGTATTTGAACGAGCGGCCCATCAGGCGTACGCCATTGGCCAGCAAGGCGGAGGCGAGCGTATCGCCAGCGTGGCCTTGGTATTTCTTGCCGTCGAAAGTGAAATTTAGGGCGCTGTTGCGGTCAATCTGGCCACCAGATACGCGGTTCTTCTGAGTCATTTTGAACGCCCCTGTTCACGGGCCACATCGCGGGCTAGGGCGACATCGCTGATTTCATGGGTCAACGTATTGCGCGTAACCACCAGAACCGAGCGGTCGCCCCCTTCGTGGAACCACAGCTCGCGCATTTCGCCAGCGATGTTGTTGCGCAGATAACCGTAGGTGTACCATTCCTGCGCATCTGCGGTTTCGGGATCGGGGCGGTCGATCAGGGATGCATCTCCTAGATAGACAAATTCAGCGCTATCGCGGGGGCCTAAAAGAGGGTGGTTGATAATCATCGTTAGATGCTCGCTATCTTGAAATGTGATTGGGGATCAGTGCAGGTTTGGCTGGTTGCCCATCCCTTTTTCATCAATCATATGGCCCGTCTCAAAGCGGTTGAAACGATAGGCGGTTGCGGTCTCGTGCGGTTCGTCCTTGGCCAATAGATGCGCATAGGCATAACCAGAGGCAGGGGTCGCCTTGAACCCGCCGTAACACCAGCCGCCGTTGAAATAGAGCCCGTCGATATGGGTGCGGTCGATGATGGGCGAGCCGTCCATCGACATATCCATAATCCCGCCCCACATGCGCAGCAACCTTGCGCGGCCAATCATCGGCATGATCGCCATGCCGCCTTCACAGACGTCTTCGACAACAGGTAGGTTTCCGCGTTGCGCGTAAGAGTTATAGCCGTCGATGTCACCGCCAAAGACCAAGCCGCCTTTGTCGGATTGGCTGACATAGAAATGCCCTGCGCCAAAGGTAATCACACCCGGTAAAACCGGCTTTAGCCCCTCTGAGACAAAGGCCTGAAGCACATGGGATTCTATCGGCAGACGCATGTTTGCCTTGGCCATCAAACGGCCCGAAGACCCCGCCACAGCGCAACCAACCTTAGTTGCGCCGATGAATCCTTTGGACGTTTCCACGCCTAGGCATTTCCCGTTTTCGATACGAAACCCCGTGACCTCGCAATTCTGGATGATATCTACGCCGTGGCTATCGGCCGAGCGGGCATAGCCCCATGCAACCGCGTCATGGCGCACGGTGCCGCCGCGCCGTTGGGCCAGCCCGCCTTTGATCGGGAAACGTGCATCGTTGAAATTCAGAAACGGATATTCCGCCCTGATCTGTGATTCATCCAACAGCTCGGCGTCAGCCCCATTCAACCGCATTGCGTTCCCGCGGCGGATAAAGGCATCGCGCTGCGCGTCCGAATGGATCAGGTTCATGATGCCGCGCTGGCTGACCATGGCGTTGTAATTGAGGTCCTGTTCCAGCCCCTCCCACAGCTTGAGCGAAAATTCGTAAAACGGTTCGTTCCCGTCGAGCAAATAGTTCGAGCGGATGATCGTGGTGTTGCGGCCTACATTTCCGCCACCGATCCAGCCTTTTTCGATGACTGCGACATTTTGCTGCCCGAACACTTTGGATAGGTAATGGGCGGTTGCCAGGCCATGGCCTCCGCCACCGATGATAACGATGTCGTAATGTGATTTGGGTTCTGGATCACGCCATGCAGGTTTCCAGCCCTTGTGCCCTGTAAGGGCTTCTTTGATCACCTTAAAACCGGAATAGCGCATGAAATCAGACTCCTCTTTCACGAGTGTCCTTAGTTTTTAGCGGTATGTCCCTTTGAAATCCGACATTTCCATTCTGGAATCGGACCTGTTGTTAAAAGTTTTCAGCGGGATTAGGCACATGATCCTTTCAGGCGGTAATGCAATATTCACCTGCTGCTAGATAACAAAGCGAGGTGATCTTTTTGTTTGCGCAAAACCATTCATCAAGGGCCTAGGGTTTGGCAGATGAATGGGGTATGACTATTGCATCTAAGGAGCGTATGGTATACTTTGGTATACAATCAATTTGGGCGGCGGCATGCGGAAGGATCTGTGTGCTGGCGCTTTAGCTAATTCTAACATCAACTGCTGGAACCGCCATGAGCTTGTACACAGACTACCTAACCGAGATTGCAACCCGTAAAGAACAGGGGCTGCACCCCAAGCCAATCGATGATGGTGCATTGGTTGCCGAGCTGATTGCGCAGATCAAAGACACGGGCAATGAGCACCGCGCAGAGTCCCTAAACTTTTTCATTTATAACACGCTGCCCGGCACGACGAGCGCGGCTGGAGAAAAAGCGCAGTTCCTGAAAGAGATCATTCAGGGCAAAGCCTCGGTTGAGGAAATCACCCAAGATTTCGCATTTGAATTGCTGTCGCACATGAAGGGCGGACCATCTGTAGATGTCCTGCTGGATCTGGCTTTGGGTGATGATGCTGGTTTGGCCCAGAAGGCCGCGGAAGTTTTGAAAACGCAGGTGTTCCTGTACGAGGCAGACACAGATCGTCTGGCCGATGCCCACGCCAAGGGCAACGCAGTCGCCACCGACATTCTGAACAGCTATGCCAAGGCCGAGTTCTTTACCAAGCTTCCCGACATCGAAGAAAACATCAAGGTTGTTACCTATATCGCAGCCGAGGGTGACATTTCGACTGATTTGCTGTCTCCGGGCAATCAGGCGCACTCGCGCTCTGACCGCGAATTGCACGGCAAATGCCTGATCAACCCAAAGGCGCAAGGCGAGATTCAAGAGCTGCAAAAGCAGCACCCTGACAAGCGCGTGATGCTGATCGCTGAAAAAGGCACAATGGGTGTTGGATCGTCGCGTATGTCTGGCGTGAACAACGTGGCATTGTGGACGGGCAAGCAGGCCAGCCCCTATGTTCCCTTTGTAAACTTTGCGCCCATCGTTGCCGGTACAAACGGTATTTCCCCGATCTTTCTGACAACCGTTGGCGTGACGGGCGGCATTGGCCTTGACCTGAAAAACTGGGTTAAGAAAGTTGATGCAGATGGGAACACTGTTCTCAACGAAGAAGGCAACCCCATTCTCGAGCAAGCATACTCGGTTGAGACGGGTACGGTTCTGACCATCGATACCAAAGCCAAAAAGCTGTATGATGAAACAGGCAAAGAAGAGCTGGTAGACGTTGCATCTGCCTTCACCCCTCAGAAGGTCGAGTTCATCAAGGCGGGCGGTTCCTACGCCATTGTCTTTGGTAAAAAGCTACAAAGCTTTGCGGCGGAAACGCTGGGTGTTGAAAAACCTGTGGTTTATGCCCCTTCCAAGGAAGTATCGCATGAGGGCCAAGGCCTGACAGCGGTTGAAAAGATCTTTAACAAAAACGCCGTCGGCGTGACACCTGGTGTCACTTTGCACGCGGGCTCTGACGCGCGGGTGAAGGTGAACATCGTTGGTTCGCAAGATACGACAGGTCTGATGACCTCTCAGGAGCTGGAAGCGATGGCCGCAACGGTTCTGTCGCCAACCGTGGATGGGGCCTATCAGTCTGGTTGTCACACCGCATCTGTTTGGGATTTGAAAGCACAGGCGAACACGCCAAAGCTGATGAAGTTCATGCACAAATTTGGCCTGATCACCGCGCGTGACCCCAAAGAAGTGTATCACGCGATGACAGACGTTATTC
Encoded here:
- a CDS encoding helix-turn-helix domain-containing protein, whose amino-acid sequence is MAPNLTQDPHGIVENEREKVLEVAIGREVRAYRRQQQITVADLSALTGISIGMLSKIENGNTSPSLTTLQSLANALSVPLTSFFSRFEEQRQAVHTRAGEGVEIDRAGTRANHQYNLLGHIGSNASGVIVEPYLITLTDKSDIFPTFQHAGIETIYMLEGEVDYRHGDKVYPLKQGDTFYFDADAPHGPEKLVKLPARYLSIISYPQKA
- a CDS encoding GlxA family transcriptional regulator, with the protein product MNKSEIQTIGFLLFPGFPMACLTSMIEPLRAANEIAQAERFAWQLVSETGERVMSSAQVSFEPNCSLADAEELDVIILLSSPMAHFENAKSSPAKLRRMERAGRVMGAVSGGVFPLVRAGLMQGHRCSVHWCYEAAFRAEFPDIEVTDDVTVSEKMRATASGAAAAFDLALHMIDNTFGADVAHEVACWFQHPLMRGKGVRQRVPMLDGTGPALPILVSKAAALFAQRIEDPISIAEVADALQVTPRQIERSFKKATGQSPTHYYRSLRMKAARQLVLYSKDTLPEIALAVGYSSTTPLVQHYRTAFGLSPQEDREQINDFRVQGNMPLPSI
- a CDS encoding class II glutamine amidotransferase — translated: MCGIVGLFLKDKSLEPELGNMLTDMLVTMTDRGPDSAGIAIYGSETKSNAKLTVQSDNPDQDFDKLENELRKLVKGKVSMRVKDTHAVLEMQADQLAQARAALKEIRPSVRVMSRGETLEIYKEVGLPKNVAERFDVRSMGGTHGIGHTRMATESAVTTMGAHPFNTGSDQCLVHNGSLSNHNSLRRTLRREGMHIETENDTEVGAAYLTWQMQNGATLGEALESSLDDLDGFFTFLVGTKDGFGVVRDPIACKPAVMAETDQYVAFGSEYRALVNLPGIEDARVWEPEPATVYFWSHNGAPTAQEKAA
- a CDS encoding sarcosine oxidase subunit alpha family protein, producing the protein MTQKNRVSGGQIDRNSALNFTFDGKKYQGHAGDTLASALLANGVRLMGRSFKYHRPRGPLTAGSEEPNALVELRSSARQEPNTRATTAELYDGLQARSQNRFPSLKFDTMAINDRFSNFLTAGFYYKTFMWPAPFWEKIYEPIIRKAAGLGSLSMQEDPDEYDKGFRHCELLVIGGGPAGLMAALTAARAGKEVILADEDFALGGRLNSETFSLDDSNAATWVAATLAELSSLPNVRLMPRTTVIGAFDHGIYGAVERVSDHIAQPETGKPRQILWRIYSQRAILCAGATERPIGFENNDRPGVMLASALRTYVNRYAATPAKRVAIFTNNDDGHRTASDLAAKGVKVVAVIDTRIDAPSNYDYEVLKGAQVVDTKGRLGLTFVEVQLADGSHRTLECGALGVSGGWNPNVHLTCHQRGRPTWNEDLAAFVPGGVLPPGLTVAGAANGIFSTHGALTSGSQAAAELFDTKPLTTPQAEDAPVRQTPFWYVEGCARAWLDQQNDVTVKDVKLSHQEGFRSVEHLKRYTTLGMATDQGKTSNMGGLAIMAELAGKAIPEVGTTIFRPPYTPTAIGVLGGRMRGKEFHPTRLTPSHYWAKERGAVFVEVGNWLRAQWFPIEGETHWRQSVDREVTATRASVGVCDCTTLGKIDVQGSDAAAFLNKIYCNGFAKLAVGKTRYGLMLREDGIAMDDGTAGRLAEDHFVVTTTTANAAKVFQHMEFARQCLFPDMDVQLISTTEAWAQYAVAGPNSRKLLQKIVDPEFDITNEGFPFMACGNITVCGGLRARLFRISFSGELAFEIAVPSRYGDALMRTLMDEGKEFDVTPYGTEALGVMRIEKGHAAGNELNGTTTALNLGMGRMVSKVKDSIGSKLSERAGLNEADALMQVGIKPLNPEDKVTAGGHLMHSTGPVDAAHDQGYVTSAAFSPTLGSMIGLGFLKDGGNRTGERMRLVSPVTDLTVDVEIVSAHFVDPEGERVRA
- a CDS encoding sarcosine oxidase subunit delta translates to MIINHPLLGPRDSAEFVYLGDASLIDRPDPETADAQEWYTYGYLRNNIAGEMRELWFHEGGDRSVLVVTRNTLTHEISDVALARDVAREQGRSK
- a CDS encoding sarcosine oxidase subunit gamma, which produces MLKLTPITALGGTEPRVDTIKGVTLTENPGLALASVAARLGHEETCRKHLSDLLEAPAPTAGKSKLHDPEAAFWTGPDQWMVGAPFDTHEDLATQLKQRFGDTASITEQTDAWACFDLRGDGIEAVIELCCNINIRAMKTEDATRTSIHHLGCFILRRDPANWVRILGPRASAGSLHHALLTAMKSAL
- a CDS encoding sarcosine oxidase subunit beta family protein; the encoded protein is MRYSGFKVIKEALTGHKGWKPAWRDPEPKSHYDIVIIGGGGHGLATAHYLSKVFGQQNVAVIEKGWIGGGNVGRNTTIIRSNYLLDGNEPFYEFSLKLWEGLEQDLNYNAMVSQRGIMNLIHSDAQRDAFIRRGNAMRLNGADAELLDESQIRAEYPFLNFNDARFPIKGGLAQRRGGTVRHDAVAWGYARSADSHGVDIIQNCEVTGFRIENGKCLGVETSKGFIGATKVGCAVAGSSGRLMAKANMRLPIESHVLQAFVSEGLKPVLPGVITFGAGHFYVSQSDKGGLVFGGDIDGYNSYAQRGNLPVVEDVCEGGMAIMPMIGRARLLRMWGGIMDMSMDGSPIIDRTHIDGLYFNGGWCYGGFKATPASGYAYAHLLAKDEPHETATAYRFNRFETGHMIDEKGMGNQPNLH
- a CDS encoding bifunctional aconitate hydratase 2/2-methylisocitrate dehydratase, with the translated sequence MSLYTDYLTEIATRKEQGLHPKPIDDGALVAELIAQIKDTGNEHRAESLNFFIYNTLPGTTSAAGEKAQFLKEIIQGKASVEEITQDFAFELLSHMKGGPSVDVLLDLALGDDAGLAQKAAEVLKTQVFLYEADTDRLADAHAKGNAVATDILNSYAKAEFFTKLPDIEENIKVVTYIAAEGDISTDLLSPGNQAHSRSDRELHGKCLINPKAQGEIQELQKQHPDKRVMLIAEKGTMGVGSSRMSGVNNVALWTGKQASPYVPFVNFAPIVAGTNGISPIFLTTVGVTGGIGLDLKNWVKKVDADGNTVLNEEGNPILEQAYSVETGTVLTIDTKAKKLYDETGKEELVDVASAFTPQKVEFIKAGGSYAIVFGKKLQSFAAETLGVEKPVVYAPSKEVSHEGQGLTAVEKIFNKNAVGVTPGVTLHAGSDARVKVNIVGSQDTTGLMTSQELEAMAATVLSPTVDGAYQSGCHTASVWDLKAQANTPKLMKFMHKFGLITARDPKEVYHAMTDVIHKVLNDITVDDWAIIIGGDSHTRMSKGVAFGADSGTVALALATGEATMPIPESVKVTFKGTMKNHMDFRDVVHATQSQMLKQFGDNVFQGRVIEVHIGTLLADQAFTFTDWTAEMKAKASICISEDETLIESLEIAKSRIGIMIEKGMDNDVAMLQGLIDIADKRIAEIRSGEKPALTPDADAKYAAEVVVDLDVIDEPMIADPDVNNADVSKRYTHDTIRPVSYYGGDKKVDLGFVGSCMVHKGDVKIVAQMLRNLEEAQGKVEFQAPLVVAAPTYNIIDELKEEGDWSILQKYSGFEFDDAAPKNTSRTEYENILYLERPGCNLCMGNQEKAAKGDTVLATSTRLFQGRVVEDAAEKKGESLLASTPVVVLAAILGRTPTIEEYKQAVEGINLTKFAPPLDKPAGARSAFF